From Paenibacillus sp. PK3_47, the proteins below share one genomic window:
- a CDS encoding NAD(P)H-binding protein translates to MTRIAVVLGATGLVGKAVTEDLLGGEWDEVRVLVRRPLPFKDSRLKQILVDWDKLGQYKEHFTGANAVFCCLGTTIKKAGSREQFERVDLEYPLTAAVIAKECGVKQFLAVSSMGASAKSRNFYSRTKGRAEDGLIAAGFYGLHLFRPSLLLGEREEFRLGERAAAVVMEALDFAMVGKAAQYRAIPGSKVARAMVNIALANTGGVHVYTNEVIHVIGKR, encoded by the coding sequence ATGACCAGAATAGCGGTAGTACTCGGGGCGACAGGCCTGGTAGGGAAGGCGGTTACAGAGGATCTGCTGGGCGGGGAATGGGATGAGGTCCGGGTTCTGGTCCGCCGCCCGCTTCCTTTCAAGGATTCGAGGCTGAAGCAGATCCTGGTTGACTGGGACAAGCTTGGACAATATAAAGAGCACTTTACAGGCGCTAATGCCGTCTTTTGCTGCCTGGGGACAACCATCAAAAAGGCGGGTTCCCGGGAGCAGTTTGAGCGTGTTGATCTGGAATATCCGCTTACTGCCGCCGTTATAGCCAAGGAGTGCGGTGTGAAGCAGTTTCTGGCTGTATCCTCAATGGGGGCCAGCGCCAAATCGCGTAATTTCTACAGCCGGACCAAAGGGCGGGCTGAAGACGGGCTTATTGCGGCGGGCTTTTATGGCCTTCATCTCTTCCGCCCGTCGCTGCTGCTGGGGGAACGCGAAGAATTCCGGCTGGGTGAGCGGGCGGCCGCGGTGGTTATGGAGGCACTGGATTTTGCCATGGTCGGCAAAGCTGCGCAGTACCGCGCCATTCCCGGTTCCAAGGTGGCCAGGGCAATGGTCAATATTGCGCTGGCCAATACTGGCGGCGTACATGTCTACACCAACGAAGTCATACATGTGATCGGTAAGCGCTAA